In one Betta splendens chromosome 14, fBetSpl5.4, whole genome shotgun sequence genomic region, the following are encoded:
- the LOC129602963 gene encoding cellular tumor antigen p53-like, translating to MCNSSCMGGMNRRPILTILTLETSDGQLLGRRCFEVRVCACPGRDRKTEEANSAKLQTGAKQVKKRKSAPATDPDMCKRKSGSSTDEEEALMLPVKGRERYNMLKKINDALELAEKEAKNKTRASKELLPSSGKRVLQKAERSDSD from the exons atgtgcaacagctcctgcatgggaggcatgaaccgcagacccatcctcaccatcctgacccttgagacttcaga cggacaacttttgggccgaagatgcttcgaggtgcgtgtctgcgcgtgtcccggcagggatcgtaaaacagaggaggcaaatagtgccaaacttcagacaggggccaaacaagtgaagaaaagaa aaagtgccccagcaacagatcctgatatgtgcaaaaggaagtctggctcaagcacagacgaggaggaagcacttatgttgcca gttaaaggccgtgagcgctataacatgttaaaaaagataaatgatgcattagaactggctgaaaaagaggc taaaaacaaaaccagggcttctaaggaactgctgccgtccagtggaaagcgcgtcttgcaaaaagcagaacgaagcgacagcgactag